One segment of Mastomys coucha isolate ucsf_1 unplaced genomic scaffold, UCSF_Mcou_1 pScaffold23, whole genome shotgun sequence DNA contains the following:
- the LOC116072731 gene encoding serine protease 42 isoform X2: protein MADYSVPGRGVLSVSGMCGQPFMKIMGGVDAEEGKWPWQVSVRVRHMHVCGGSLIHPQWVLTAAHCIYSRIQYNVKMGDRSVYRQNTSVVVPIQKIFVYPKFSTTLVVKNDIALLKLEHPVNFTANIYPVCIPRETFLVKAGTKCWVTGWGKPDPGAPQVPTEILQEVDQNVILYEECNEMLKNATSSSLDLVRRGMICAYKERGKDACQGDSGGPLSCEFDNRWVQVGVVSWGISCGRKGHPGVYTDVAFYSKWLIAVVNQADYLHPVVFLTLLLCLLTL, encoded by the exons ATGGCTGACTACTCTGTCCCAGGCCGGGGTGTGCTCAGTGTGTCAGGAA TGTGTGGCCAACCCTTTATGAAGATCATGGGAGGGGTGGACGCTGAAGAGGGAAAGTGGCCCTGGCAGGTGAGCGTTCGGGTCAGACACATGCATGTCTGCGGAGGCTCCCTCATCCATCCCCAATGGGTGCTAACTGCAGCCCATTGTATTTACAG CCGAATCCAGTACAATGTCAAGATGGGCGACAGGAGTGTCTACCGACAGAATACAAGTGTGGTGGTTCCCATCCAGAAGATCTTTGTCTACCCTAAGTTCTCAACCACTCTCGTCGTTAAAAATGACATTGCCCTTCTCAAGCTCGAACACCCGGTGAATTTCACCGCTAACATCTATCCTGTCTGCATCCCTAGAGAGACTTTTCTCGTGAAAGCTGGAACCAAATGCTGGGTGACAGGATGGGGCAAACCAGATCCAGGTG CACCACAAGTTCCGACAGAAATTCTCCAGGAGGTGGACCAAAATGTCATCCTTTATGAGGAATGTAATGAGATGTTGAAGAACGCTACATCAAGTTCTCTTGATCTAGTCAGGAGAGGCATGATCTGTGCctataaagaaagaggaaaggatgcTTGCCAG ggAGATTCTGGAGGCCCATTGTCCTGTGAATTTGATAACAGATGGGTGCAGGTAGGAGTTGTGAGCTGGGGCATCAGCTGTGGTCGCAAAGGACATCCTGGAGTTTATACAGACGTTGCCTTCTACAGCAAGTGGCTAATTGCCGTGGTGAACCAGGCTGATTATTTACATCCAGTGGTCTTCCTCACCTTACTGCTGTGTTTGCTGACCTTGTGA
- the LOC116073484 gene encoding serine protease 44 isoform X3 yields the protein MDSTHFRTARIVGGRPVPSWKWPWQVSLQVHRQHICGGSLISKWWVMTAAHCVFGHLDYVVFMGEADLWSRKPVRIPVQDIIIHQDFSMMRTIVHDIALVLLAFPANYSAKIQPVCIPEKSFLVPPGTLCWVTGWGKLFEQGRSSRVLREVELNIIRHEKCNQILKDIMGRIFTLVQEGGVCGYNMRGGDACQGDSGGPMVCEFNETWVQVGIVSWGLGCGRIGFPGVYTEVSYYRDWIIKELSQASCWNPPGFLILSMCLVLHLVTP from the exons ATGGATTCCACCCACTTCAG AACTGCAAGGATAGTTGGTGGAAGGCCTGTACCATCGTGGAAGTGGCCCTGGCAGGTGAGCCTGCAGGTCCACAGACAGCACATCTGTGGTGGCTCCCTCATCAGCAAATGGTGGGTGATGACTGCAGCCCACTGTGTATTTGG ACATCTGGATTATGTGGTGTTCATGGGAGAGGCTGACCTGTGGTCCAGAAAGCCAGTGAGGATTCCGGTTCAAGACATCATCATTCACCAGGATTTCTCCATGATGAGAACAATTGTCCATGACATCGCCCTTGTTCTGTTGGCCTTTCCTGCGAATTACAGTGCCAAGATCCAGCCCGTGTGCATCCCTGAAAAGTCTTTCTTGGTACCACCTGGGACCCTCTGCTGGGTGACCGGATGGGGCAAACTATTTGAACAAG GTAGATCGTCAAGAGTGCTGCGGGAGGTTGAGCTAAATATTATCCGTCATGAGAAATGTAACCAGATTCTCAAGGACATCATGGGAAGAATATTTACCCTCGTCCAGGAAGGGGGAGTCTGTGGCTATAACATGAGAGGAGGAGACGCCTGCCAG ggAGATTCTGGGGGCCCCATGGTCTGCGAATTTAATGAAACGTGGGTGCAGGTAGGGATTGTGAGCTGGGGTTTGGGATGTGGCCgaattggattccctggagtttATACAGAAGTGAGCTACTACAGAGACTGGATCATTAAAGAGCTGAGTCAGGCTTCGTGTTGGAACCCACCAGGCTTTCTCATCTTAAGCATGTGTCTGGTGCTTCACCTGGTGACCCCGTGA
- the LOC116073484 gene encoding serine protease 44 isoform X2, producing the protein MPETSLPPKPGDSTRPLNLMAFTPGQSFSTMHLSRQPFPTWIPPTSACGHRTARIVGGRPVPSWKWPWQVSLQVHRQHICGGSLISKWWVMTAAHCVFGHLDYVVFMGEADLWSRKPVRIPVQDIIIHQDFSMMRTIVHDIALVLLAFPANYSAKIQPVCIPEKSFLVPPGTLCWVTGWGKLFEQGRSSRVLREVELNIIRHEKCNQILKDIMGRIFTLVQEGGVCGYNMRGGDACQGDSGGPMVCEFNETWVQVGIVSWGLGCGRIGFPGVYTEVSYYRDWIIKELSQASCWNPPGFLILSMCLVLHLVTP; encoded by the exons ATGCCTGAGACTTCGCTGCCCCCCAAGCCGGGGGACAGCACGAGGCCCCTTAATTTGATGGCATTTACTCCAGGTCAATCTTTTTCAACCATGCATCTGTCGAGACAACCGTTTCCGACATGGATTCCACCCACTTCAG CTTGTGGCCACAGAACTGCAAGGATAGTTGGTGGAAGGCCTGTACCATCGTGGAAGTGGCCCTGGCAGGTGAGCCTGCAGGTCCACAGACAGCACATCTGTGGTGGCTCCCTCATCAGCAAATGGTGGGTGATGACTGCAGCCCACTGTGTATTTGG ACATCTGGATTATGTGGTGTTCATGGGAGAGGCTGACCTGTGGTCCAGAAAGCCAGTGAGGATTCCGGTTCAAGACATCATCATTCACCAGGATTTCTCCATGATGAGAACAATTGTCCATGACATCGCCCTTGTTCTGTTGGCCTTTCCTGCGAATTACAGTGCCAAGATCCAGCCCGTGTGCATCCCTGAAAAGTCTTTCTTGGTACCACCTGGGACCCTCTGCTGGGTGACCGGATGGGGCAAACTATTTGAACAAG GTAGATCGTCAAGAGTGCTGCGGGAGGTTGAGCTAAATATTATCCGTCATGAGAAATGTAACCAGATTCTCAAGGACATCATGGGAAGAATATTTACCCTCGTCCAGGAAGGGGGAGTCTGTGGCTATAACATGAGAGGAGGAGACGCCTGCCAG ggAGATTCTGGGGGCCCCATGGTCTGCGAATTTAATGAAACGTGGGTGCAGGTAGGGATTGTGAGCTGGGGTTTGGGATGTGGCCgaattggattccctggagtttATACAGAAGTGAGCTACTACAGAGACTGGATCATTAAAGAGCTGAGTCAGGCTTCGTGTTGGAACCCACCAGGCTTTCTCATCTTAAGCATGTGTCTGGTGCTTCACCTGGTGACCCCGTGA
- the LOC116072731 gene encoding serine protease 42 isoform X1 → MASGGGSLGLITCLLLLQPKPCEAWAAASVLSTSSFPSGLSEAPRGNPPPPTRVHTSMVAYKMPTTRSPFANFSLVCGQPFMKIMGGVDAEEGKWPWQVSVRVRHMHVCGGSLIHPQWVLTAAHCIYSRIQYNVKMGDRSVYRQNTSVVVPIQKIFVYPKFSTTLVVKNDIALLKLEHPVNFTANIYPVCIPRETFLVKAGTKCWVTGWGKPDPGAPQVPTEILQEVDQNVILYEECNEMLKNATSSSLDLVRRGMICAYKERGKDACQGDSGGPLSCEFDNRWVQVGVVSWGISCGRKGHPGVYTDVAFYSKWLIAVVNQADYLHPVVFLTLLLCLLTL, encoded by the exons ATGGCGTCCGGGGGTGGCTCTCTAGGTCTCATAACCTGCCTCTTGCTGCTTCAGCCAAAGCCCTGTGAGGCCTGGGCAGCTGCCTCTGTACTCTCTACTTCCAGTTTCCCCTCGGGGCTTAGTGAAGCCCCGAGGGGAAACCCACCGCCACCCACCAGGGTGCACACGTCCATGGTGGCCTACAAAATGCCCACCACGCGCTCTCCTTTCGCGAACTTTTCCTTAG TGTGTGGCCAACCCTTTATGAAGATCATGGGAGGGGTGGACGCTGAAGAGGGAAAGTGGCCCTGGCAGGTGAGCGTTCGGGTCAGACACATGCATGTCTGCGGAGGCTCCCTCATCCATCCCCAATGGGTGCTAACTGCAGCCCATTGTATTTACAG CCGAATCCAGTACAATGTCAAGATGGGCGACAGGAGTGTCTACCGACAGAATACAAGTGTGGTGGTTCCCATCCAGAAGATCTTTGTCTACCCTAAGTTCTCAACCACTCTCGTCGTTAAAAATGACATTGCCCTTCTCAAGCTCGAACACCCGGTGAATTTCACCGCTAACATCTATCCTGTCTGCATCCCTAGAGAGACTTTTCTCGTGAAAGCTGGAACCAAATGCTGGGTGACAGGATGGGGCAAACCAGATCCAGGTG CACCACAAGTTCCGACAGAAATTCTCCAGGAGGTGGACCAAAATGTCATCCTTTATGAGGAATGTAATGAGATGTTGAAGAACGCTACATCAAGTTCTCTTGATCTAGTCAGGAGAGGCATGATCTGTGCctataaagaaagaggaaaggatgcTTGCCAG ggAGATTCTGGAGGCCCATTGTCCTGTGAATTTGATAACAGATGGGTGCAGGTAGGAGTTGTGAGCTGGGGCATCAGCTGTGGTCGCAAAGGACATCCTGGAGTTTATACAGACGTTGCCTTCTACAGCAAGTGGCTAATTGCCGTGGTGAACCAGGCTGATTATTTACATCCAGTGGTCTTCCTCACCTTACTGCTGTGTTTGCTGACCTTGTGA
- the LOC116073484 gene encoding serine protease 44 isoform X1: MAFQGCNYLGLLVWLLLLQARLGKARSIVPGSLSLSPPSSENGLDDSGVNPQERPLTGMPETSLPPKPGDSTRPLNLMAFTPGQSFSTMHLSRQPFPTWIPPTSACGHRTARIVGGRPVPSWKWPWQVSLQVHRQHICGGSLISKWWVMTAAHCVFGHLDYVVFMGEADLWSRKPVRIPVQDIIIHQDFSMMRTIVHDIALVLLAFPANYSAKIQPVCIPEKSFLVPPGTLCWVTGWGKLFEQGRSSRVLREVELNIIRHEKCNQILKDIMGRIFTLVQEGGVCGYNMRGGDACQGDSGGPMVCEFNETWVQVGIVSWGLGCGRIGFPGVYTEVSYYRDWIIKELSQASCWNPPGFLILSMCLVLHLVTP; encoded by the exons ATGGCTTTCCAGGGCTGTAACTACCTCGGCCTTTTGGTCTGGCTCTTACTGCTTCAGGCACGATTGGGCAAGGCTCGTAGTATAGTTCCAGGGTCgctgtctctttctcctccctcctcagagAACGGCCTAGATGATTCGGGTGTCAACCCACAAGAGAGGCCACTCACAGGGATGCCTGAGACTTCGCTGCCCCCCAAGCCGGGGGACAGCACGAGGCCCCTTAATTTGATGGCATTTACTCCAGGTCAATCTTTTTCAACCATGCATCTGTCGAGACAACCGTTTCCGACATGGATTCCACCCACTTCAG CTTGTGGCCACAGAACTGCAAGGATAGTTGGTGGAAGGCCTGTACCATCGTGGAAGTGGCCCTGGCAGGTGAGCCTGCAGGTCCACAGACAGCACATCTGTGGTGGCTCCCTCATCAGCAAATGGTGGGTGATGACTGCAGCCCACTGTGTATTTGG ACATCTGGATTATGTGGTGTTCATGGGAGAGGCTGACCTGTGGTCCAGAAAGCCAGTGAGGATTCCGGTTCAAGACATCATCATTCACCAGGATTTCTCCATGATGAGAACAATTGTCCATGACATCGCCCTTGTTCTGTTGGCCTTTCCTGCGAATTACAGTGCCAAGATCCAGCCCGTGTGCATCCCTGAAAAGTCTTTCTTGGTACCACCTGGGACCCTCTGCTGGGTGACCGGATGGGGCAAACTATTTGAACAAG GTAGATCGTCAAGAGTGCTGCGGGAGGTTGAGCTAAATATTATCCGTCATGAGAAATGTAACCAGATTCTCAAGGACATCATGGGAAGAATATTTACCCTCGTCCAGGAAGGGGGAGTCTGTGGCTATAACATGAGAGGAGGAGACGCCTGCCAG ggAGATTCTGGGGGCCCCATGGTCTGCGAATTTAATGAAACGTGGGTGCAGGTAGGGATTGTGAGCTGGGGTTTGGGATGTGGCCgaattggattccctggagtttATACAGAAGTGAGCTACTACAGAGACTGGATCATTAAAGAGCTGAGTCAGGCTTCGTGTTGGAACCCACCAGGCTTTCTCATCTTAAGCATGTGTCTGGTGCTTCACCTGGTGACCCCGTGA